A DNA window from Ranitomeya imitator isolate aRanImi1 chromosome 2, aRanImi1.pri, whole genome shotgun sequence contains the following coding sequences:
- the LOC138667639 gene encoding EKC/KEOPS complex subunit TP53RK-like: MKQGAEARVYRGSFLGKAAVVKERFPKTYRHPTLDQKLTHRRTAQEVRSIFRCRKAGIATPVVYFVDYVSNCIYLEDIEGSVTVRDFIMTAQEHGSSLYSLAERIGQILAWMHDEDVVHGDLTTSNILLRPPHPDLNLVLIDFGLSFISALPEDKGVDLYVLEKAFLSTHPQTEDMFRALLQSYTVASKKSSPVIKKLDEVRLRGRKRSMVG, from the coding sequence ATGAAGCAGGGGGCTGAGGCTCGGGTGTACCGGGGAAGTTTCCTGGGGAAAGCGGCTGTAGTGAAGGAGCGTTTCCCCAAGACTTACAGGCATCCTACGCTGGACCAGAAGCTGACACACCGGCGGACCGCCCAGGAGGTGCGCTCAATCTTCAGGTGCAGGAAGGCAGGTATTGCCACTCCTGTGGTTTATTTTGTTGATTATGTCTCTAACTGCATCTACCTGGAGGATATAGAAGGATCAGTCACTGTTCGGGACTTCATAATGACAGCGCAAGAACATGGCAGCAGCCTGTACAGCCTTGCAGAAAGGATTGGTCAGATATTGGCCTGGATGCATGATGAGGATGTCGTCCATGGGGACCTGACCACCTCGAACATACTCCTACGGCCTCCACATCCGGACTTAAACCTGGTGCTGATCGATTTCGGCCTGAGCTTCATCTCTGCTCTCCCAGAAGATAAAGGTGTCGACCTTTATGTCTTGGAAAAGGCTTTCCTCAGCACTCACCCCCAGACAGAGGACATGTTCAGAGCTCTGCTCCAAAGCTACACAGTCGCCTCCAAGAAATCCAGCCCCGTCATTAAAAAACTGGACGAAGTCAGACTGAGGGGCAGGAAGCGGTCCATGGTTGGGTAG